AGTCACTCTGATAATGCTGAAGCAAATCTACATATTCTGCTTGAACTACCCTTTGTCAGAGTGATGTTGACATCTTAAAATGGTTTACACAGATAGATTTAAGCTTTGTTCAAGTGTAATCAGGCAAAACTGGGTGAGGATTCAACCACACGTCATCCCCGGATAACGTCCTCCTACACTGGGACTGGCTGTTAAAGCATCAGGTTATCCATTCAGATGACAATCACAGACTATTCTTAATGACTTAACCACTGAGCGCATTTGTTTGCTTGCAGAACTTCTTTGTTCTTTATTACAAGATAGCAAATACAGTACAGAATGCAATAACTAAACAATGAAACTTGAACACCTATGAGGAAAAAATGGCGGATTGTCAGTCAAAGGTAccgctgtttgtttgtgtctgtgtggcacATACAGCATTCAGTCATCTTCAGTGCCTTCATGTAAAAGCTGCTATACAGGAGTAAGTGCTCTGGTAATGCGGCAGACATAACAGCATCACTTTCACTGCTTTGCAGTAAAGATTACCTATAAATCCTCTGGAGTTGCGGTACACTGTAGGGTGTGTTGCCGCCTGCCACAGTGAGCGCACGTCCGTGGCGTGGCCGTGTGACGTGATCATGTGTTCGTAGATGCAGGGGTGATATGGAGCCTTGGCCTCCCCCGAAAAGTACACATGCTCCTGGGGGGAGACCCCCATGGCTTTGGCGCAAATTCCCATGAAGACATCGTCGATGTACATGGAGGAGTTCAGCAACAGAGTTGCGTGGTAGATCTTAGTAGCCACATCCGCTGAAACCACGTACCCTGCTCCAGCAGTGTAGTCTGGGTAGGAAGGCCATGGGTACAGCTCTTCAGGAACGTGGTACTTGCTTTCTTTACGGCGAACTGGAGGGGCTCCTCTGTGTACATGCCCCACCCACAGGTCTTTGGCCCctgactgctgctgcaggtACTTCACTAAATTGGGCATGTGGACAAAGATGTCGTCATCTGCGGACATGAGGAAGCGCGCCTGGGGGCAGTACTTGTGGCCCCAGTGGAACTGCAGAACCAGTTTGGCAGTCAGGTTGTGGAAGGTGTCCAAAAAGTTCTGCTGGATCAGGTCGCCATAGACTCGGTCCTCCTGAATCAACGCCCTCTGCACACTGGGTCTCCGTTCAGCATCCGGGTGC
Above is a window of Larimichthys crocea isolate SSNF chromosome XVII, L_crocea_2.0, whole genome shotgun sequence DNA encoding:
- the b3gnt5a gene encoding lactosylceramide 1,3-N-acetyl-beta-D-glucosaminyltransferase A; amino-acid sequence: MFMNFRRIRKCQCVQLLTTGLLLCVVMVCWEELDHHVVSHMRSYTYRYLVNSYDFLNSSFAVTSNHPQRKEGSVSANGGLASYPYLINHPRKCGDGRSRSDILLLLFVKSSPENFERRQAIRDTWGNESFVWSELDANVRVLFALGVHPDAERRPSVQRALIQEDRVYGDLIQQNFLDTFHNLTAKLVLQFHWGHKYCPQARFLMSADDDIFVHMPNLVKYLQQQSGAKDLWVGHVHRGAPPVRRKESKYHVPEELYPWPSYPDYTAGAGYVVSADVATKIYHATLLLNSSMYIDDVFMGICAKAMGVSPQEHVYFSGEAKAPYHPCIYEHMITSHGHATDVRSLWQAATHPTVYRNSRGFIGNLYCKAVKVMLLCLPHYQSTYSCIAAFT